In Salvelinus alpinus chromosome 20, SLU_Salpinus.1, whole genome shotgun sequence, a genomic segment contains:
- the LOC139546326 gene encoding T-cell surface glycoprotein CD3 zeta chain-like isoform X5 — protein MQEASMTEPTICYILDGILLFYCIITTLLFFRAKWCKSSPEPKEDPTHAELQPGAKADDQQSAATRRKRKQEASDDTYQALQIKDDGNDDYQVIMPTGKNKKAQVPHSLSAKTRTTAPPLPPH, from the exons AGGCTTCAATGACTGAACCAACCATCTGCTACATACTGGATGGAATCTTGCTCTTCTACTGCATCATCACCACCTTGCTCTTCTTCAGAGCCAAG TGGTGCAAGTCTTCACCTGAACCCAAAGAGGATCCCACACATGCAG AACTCCAGCCAGGTGCTAAGGCTGACGACCAACAGTCTGCAGCTACTAGACGG AAGCGCAAACAGGAAGCTAGTGACGACACATACCAG GCCCTCCAGATAAAAGATGATGGGAATGATGACTACCAGGTGATCATGCCCACGGGGAAG AACAAGAAGGCCCAAGTCCCCCATTCTCTCAGTGCAAAGACCCGGACCACtgccccaccactaccaccacactga